A stretch of Kazachstania africana CBS 2517 chromosome 7, complete genome DNA encodes these proteins:
- the ELP2 gene encoding Elongator subunit ELP2 (similar to Saccharomyces cerevisiae ELP2 (YGR200C); ancestral locus Anc_5.139), with product MVTVNSEAIFVGANQQNQVSDYDKERKLVAFGSGKTVALWHPLDAHNRGISLTLKGHDAEVTCVKFIPGTCYMVSTSEDFHIKIWKFSDDKVHCIQTIKHYNHTIVALTTLPNLIAIGCANGLVSLWTQDLGTGEFIIGNEFEVQRGFLPLCLSLSNVISNKYLLAVGGTNVNAFIFSFVLNGQTVDNCALSAKLEGHEDWIKSLAFRHQETPGDYFLCSGSQDRYIRLWRIRINDLIDASDEDEAKLSLLNNKQYKFNIEDDLKVAINFDALIMGHDDWISSLRWHDTRLQLLASTADTALMVWEPDEASGIWVCGLRLGELSSKGASTATGSAGGFWSCLWFTQNDVDYILTNSRTGAWRFWSVTDGTIVEEMLGITGTTKPVTDVAWAPNDDYLLSTSLDQTTRLYAPWTYKKDGSNREIVTWHEFSRPQIHGYDMICIEPMSNKRFVSGGDEKILRSFDEPKGVAQILKQFVNPAITSEENMPESASLPVLGLSNKAAADDNDSSEEPENEDEAGNKNISYNIVSSLSSPPTESELQRHLLWPEIEKLYGHGYEMTCLDISSDGELIASACKSNTPQHAVIRIFDTQTWLEVKPPLGFHSLTITRLRFSKDSKYLLSVCRDRKWAVWERNFEDNTFKLMYSNEKPHSRIIWDGEWTPLEFGNCFVTASRDRTIKLWEFSESSNDYVSKHSIRHEKPVTGLSVYDKTVGGKILVAAGLEDGNILIYTYQSDGFELVCNVDASITPADRINRLRWCHSEKEGRFLLACSSNDNSTRIYSISI from the coding sequence ATGGTTACAGTAAATTCTGAAGCTATTTTTGTTGGTGCAAACCAACAAAACCAGGTCAGTGACTATGACAAGGAAAGAAAGCTTGTTGCCTTTGGTTCAGGAAAAACTGTTGCGTTATGGCATCCATTAGATGCACATAATCGAGGCATATCTCTCACATTGAAGGGTCACGATGCTGAAGTCACATGTGTCAAATTTATTCCTGGTACATGTTATATGGTTTCTACTTCAGAGGATTTTCATAttaaaatttggaaattttcagatGACAAAGTACATTGCATTCAAACCATCAAACATTATAACCACACCATCGTCGCGTTAACTACACTTCCTAATTTAATCGCTATTGGTTGTGCTAATGGTCTGGTATCTCTATGGACCCAAGACCTTGGTACTGGGGAATTCATAATTGGTAACGAATTTGAAGTCCAGAGAGGCTTCTTACCTTTATGTTTGTCACTTTCTAATGTCATTTCCAACAAATATTTATTGGCTGTCGGTGGTACTAACGTTAATGCAttcatcttttcttttgtcCTTAATGGCCAAACAGTTGATAACTGTGCCCTATCTGCTAAATTGGAGGGCCATGAAGACTGGATTAAATCCTTAGCATTCCGTCATCAAGAAACACCAGGTGACTATTTCTTATGTTCTGGCTCTCAAGACAGATATATTAGATTATGGAGGATTAGAATAAACGATTTAATTGACGCcagtgatgaagatgaagcaAAATTAAGCTTATTAAACAATAAACAATATAAGtttaatattgaagatgatttaaAAGTTGctattaattttgatgcTTTAATTATGGGCCATGATGATTGGATTTCATCTCTAAGATGGCATGATACACGTTTGCAATTATTGGCGTCAACTGCTGATACAGCTTTAATGGTCTGGGAACCTGATGAAGCGTCAGGTATCTGGGTCTGTGGGTTAAGACTTGGGGAACTTTCGTCTAAAGGTGCATCAACAGCAACTGGTTCTGCCGGTGGTTTCTGGTCCTGTCTTTGGTTCACCCAAAATGATGTTGACTACATATTAACTAACAGTAGAACAGGTGCTTGGAGATTTTGGTCAGTTACCGACGGTACTATAGTTGAAGAAATGCTTGGTATTACTGGCACTACAAAACCTGTAACTGATGTCGCATGGGCTCCTAATGATGATTATCTACTTTCTACGTCGTTGGATCAAACAACAAGATTGTATGCTCCATGGACATATAAGAAAGATGGCTCAAATAGAGAAATTGTAACATGGCATGAATTTTCAAGACCTCAAATTCACGGTTACGATATGATTTGTATCGAACCTATGTCCAATAAAAGATTTGTAAGTGGTGGTGAcgagaaaattttaagatCTTTTGATGAACCAAAAGGTGTAGCTCAGATCTTAAAGCAATTCGTTAACCCAGCTATTACctcagaagaaaatatgcCAGAATCGGCTTCCCTACCAGTATTAGGCTTATCGAATAAAGCTGCAGCAGATGACAATGATTCTAGTGAAGAaccagaaaatgaagatgaagcagggaataaaaatatttcgtACAATATAGTTTCCTCATTGAGCAGTCCTCCTACTGAATCTGAATTACAAAGACATCTTCTTTGGCCTGAGATTGAAAAGCTATATGGTCATGGATATGAAATGACTTGCCTCGATATTTCTTCAGATGGTGAATTAATTGCTTCCGCATGTAAATCCAATACCCCACAACACGCGGTTAttagaatttttgataCCCAGACATGGCTGGAAGTAAAGCCGCCATTAGGTTTCCATAGTCTTACGATTACAAGATtaagattttcaaaagatagTAAGTACCTCTTAAGTGTCTGCAGAGACAGAAAGTGGGCTGTTTGGGAAAGAAATTTCGAGGATAATACATTCAAGTTAATgtattcaaatgaaaaaccacattcaagaattatttGGGATGGTGAATGGACCCCACTAGAATTTGGGAACTGCTTTGTTACAGCATCTAGGGATAGAACTATCAAACTTTGGGAATTCTCGGAAAGTTCAAACGACTACGTATCAAAACACTCAATAAGGCATGAGAAGCCAGTAACTGGTTTATCTGTTTACGATAAAACTGTTGGAGGTAAAATTTTAGTTGCAGCTGGTCTTGAAGACgggaatattttgatttatacTTATCAGTCGGACGGTTTTGAGCTTGTTTGTAATGTCGATGCTAGTATAACACCAGCTGATAGAATTAACAGACTAAGATGGTGTCACTCAGAAAAGGAGGGTAGATTCTTGTTAGCTTGTTCAAGTAATGATAATTCGACACGTATTTATTCTATATCTATATAG
- the MRX3 gene encoding Mrx3p (similar to Saccharomyces cerevisiae YBL095W; ancestral locus Anc_7.427) has protein sequence MPPIFKIANRFVLLPTLGFSLGFVTFLKAWPDESTALSLSDPVHPHFRTGRQSFSLQREDILEKIAKLPLYKQLINDPKVTHSVQSETIPHKHIPYHVGQGQLFGPSKLEIDPLIFRNEDEGTLVVFYHLGKGLSNENKKIHKGILSLLLDEGLCYCGFPLLPSKRGVTARLNLNFHEDIPEDSTIILRAKVSEIKGRKCVIDGTLESLPSKSLFSYFLGKHGTSDTIYCSAHCILVEPKWFKYLNRFNIF, from the coding sequence ATGCCaccaattttcaaaatagcAAACCGATTTGTATTGCTACCTACTTTGGGCTTCTCGTTAGGTTTCGTCACGTTTTTGAAGGCCTGGCCTGATGAGTCAACTGCTTTATCACTATCAGATCCGGTACATCCTCATTTTAGGACAGGAAGACAGTCCTTCTCATTACAACGTGAAGATATCTTAGAAAAAATTGCCAAACTTCCTTTGTACAAGCAATTAATCAACGATCCCAAGGTAACACACTCAGTACAAAGTGAGACAATTCCCCATAAACATATACCCTATCATGTGGGCCAGGGCCAGTTGTTTGGTCCTTCTAAGCTGGAAATCGATCCTCTTATTTTCCgtaatgaagatgaaggtACATTGGTAGTCTTCTATCATCTAGGAAAAGGACTAAGTAATGAGAATAAAAAGATACATAAGGGTATATTATCCTTATTATTGGATGAAGGTTTATGTTATTGTGGATTTCCTTTGCTACCAAGTAAAAGAGGTGTCACTGCAAGGCTAAATCTCAACTTCCATGAAGATATTCCCGAGGATTCTACGATAATTTTGAGAGCTAAAGTCAGTGAAATAAAGGGTAGAAAATGTGTTATAGACGGTACGTTAGAGTCTTTACCTTCTAAAAGCCTTTTCAGTTATTTTCTGGGGAAGCACGGTACGAGTGACACTATATACTGTTCGGCTCATTGCATTTTAGTAGAACCAAAATGGTTCAAGTACTTAAATAGATTTAATATATTCTAG
- the KAFR0G01160 gene encoding ADP-ribosylation factor GTPase-activating protein (similar to Saccharomyces cerevisiae GLO3 (YER122C); ancestral locus Anc_7.426), giving the protein MALYEGSIFVTKEKVQEVFDKLRSQDSRSRFCFDCGAEDAAWVSVPFAVMLCLSCSNIHRTMDVGITYVKSSIIDQWTVNNLKGFKYGGNQKAYDYFTLHSADKLLQASIKEKYTNEIAAKYRHHIDSLVKRDTTEHPFEISVATKSFANMSSESLRSEENNNYGSGNDLFTKDWGEPLKKVNEARTLNAHILQEPKRNSILSSNRKPTERISC; this is encoded by the coding sequence ATGGCTCTCTACGAAGGAAGTATATTTGTAACGAAAGAGAAAGTACAAGAAGTATTTGATAAGTTACGATCACAGGATTCAAGAAGCAGATTTTGTTTCGACTGTGGCGCTGAAGATGCAGCATGGGTATCCGTCCCGTTTGCTGTTATGTTGTGTCTCTCATGTTCAAATATCCACCGTACCATGGATGTAGGAATAACGTATGTTAAGTCCTCTATAATTGATCAATGGACGgtaaataatttgaaaggaTTCAAATATGGAGGCAACCAGAAAGCTTACGACTATTTCACTCTTCATAGTGCTGACAAGTTATTGCAGGCTTCCATCAAGGAAAAGTATACCAATGAAATCGCTGCTAAGTATAGACATCATATAGATAGTCTGGTTAAACGGGATACCACAGAGCATCCATTTGAAATCAGCGTTGCGACTAAGTCATTTGCTAACATGTCAAGCGAATCACTAAGAAGTGAGGAAAATAACAATTATGGAAGTGGTAATGATCTCTTTACTAAAGATTGGGGAGAGCCCTTGAAAAAAGTAAACGAAGCTCGTACTTTAAACGCTCATATTTTACAGGAACCTAAGAGGAATTCGATTCTGTCATCTAATAGAAAACCGACCGAGAGGATATCTTgttaa